The Phaseolus vulgaris cultivar G19833 unplaced genomic scaffold, P. vulgaris v2.0 scaffold_30, whole genome shotgun sequence genome window below encodes:
- the LOC137817341 gene encoding zinc finger protein CONSTANS-LIKE 1-like, giving the protein MFEHSTTASPSSLFPQLTHFDTLSQLNNFDTSYCYYNNNNNSSSNCSSGYSSYGGSPTSVATPNFMQRSVNSNSFNYNNNGTHHPLSALFAELLDSHDAPVRRVCSTGDLQGINGGQHNHLSDSPLSSESSMIIEGMNRACRYSPEEKKVRIERYRSKRNQRNFNKKIKYACRKTLADSRPRIRGRFARNDEIDKNTSIQWSQTGGDEEEEEDENWFTILDSLVAANFGQESQGSCSSHGVFY; this is encoded by the exons ATGTTTGAACACTCCACCACTGCATCACCTTCTTCTCTCTTCCCTCAACTCACTCACTTCGACACCCTCTCCCAACTCAACAACTTCGACACCAGTTACTGCtattacaacaacaacaacaacagtaGTAGTAACTGTAGCAGTGGCTATAGCAGTTATGGTGGGTCTCCCACTTCTGTGGCCACTCCCAACTTTATGCAGAGGAGTGTCAACAGTAATTCCTTCAACTACAACAACAATGGCACCCACCACCCTCTTTCTGCTCTCTTCGCCGAATTGCTCGACTCCCATGATGCTCCAGTTAGGAGAGTTTGCAGTACCGGTGATCTCCAG GGGATTAATGGAGGTCAACATAATCACCTCTCGGATAGTCCGTTATCAAGCGAAAGTAGTATGATCATAGAAGGTATGAACAGAGCCTGTAGATATAGCCCAGAGGAGAAGAAGGTGAGAATTGAGAGATACAGAAGCAAAAGGAACCAGAGGAATTTCAACAAGAAAATTAAG TATGCTTGCAGGAAAACATTGGCAGACAGCAGGCCACGCATCAGAGGAAGGTTTGCAAGGAATGATGAAATTGACAAGAACACTTCAATTCAGTGGAGCCAAACTGGtggagatgaagaggaagaagaagatgagaaTTGGTTCACCATCTTAGATTCCTTAGTTGCTGCAAATTTTGGTCAGGAGTCTCAAGGAAGTTGTTCCTCCCATGGTGTATTCTATTAG